In the Salvia miltiorrhiza cultivar Shanhuang (shh) chromosome 8, IMPLAD_Smil_shh, whole genome shotgun sequence genome, taggccatactcgatTACATATCAAGTatcgtatgccctatcaaattcccaccACACGGATTTATTTCTGGGGAAGAATTTTATTGAGGTCCctgaaatattcaaagaagtagCCAAGGCAGTGAGCCTTGACCGAGTCGAAATTTCCATAATAAGGGAAATCGACATCCAAgttggagcaccaaggctatcgtTCCAAGGAGATAGGCTGACCTCAAGGCCATTAGAAACAAGCTTATCTCATTCCTACGAAagaagggcgatccaggaaacatCAGCTCTAGGCATAAGAGTGAAACTCAAATGCCCCGAAGGATGGATAAATGTTTCCACAGAAATTGATACAACTGAAAGGAAAAATCAATTTCCTTGCAatacgttgtattatttggATAATCCAGAAAGCAATCGATATATCGGAATTCTAGAAATTGGAGGCTTTGAGATCAAGATCGAAGgcaaagccggacaagaagctgaCGTCCTAATCTTAGGATGAAATTTCCTTGACAATTATCAACCATGGTCAAGGAAAGCAAGTGGAGTGGAGATCACAATTGGCGAAAAGCGGTTGCTGATCCAATGACAAGCCCATTCTCAatctacatctctgtagggatgttatacgagaaatttaaagcagaatattttgctgcttatatcgattcaggagcaggaatttgtacagcaaaacgaggagtctttccaacagaagtggaagaagaactGCCTCGAATTGCGGGAAGGGATTTCTTAAAGAAGATTTTACTcttatcaaaaggagtaaaacagacagaaatattgatcggcggagcaggacaaacaccttggtacaaggttaaGACTCCACCTATCTATTTCCATGATACAGGAGCAGATATTTTGTTCGGCAacaattttctgcaaaccttcaaaAGGTATACACAGGACAATGGAGCCAGACGgcttgtgttcacaaccaattgtgaccaaaaaatcattgtgcaaatgCTCGAAGGAGCTTTTAATCGTTCGATGCCagtcaaattccgcagcaagcgtggtgatgatggcagactccggagaccacaaatgaaggatcaacagAGATTCAGAGATATTCTGCTTAAATGCATAAccgagggattcccagatctctccgaggaagaaacacAGATCCTCAAAGTTTCCTTGATATCACATAAAGATATTAAAggagaagaacaggtgtccatagccgaTGTCAAAAAGAGAATTCAGAAGTGttatcacgaggatcctttggcgtGGTGGGACAAAAACCAGCTCAAAGCCACTTTGAAAGTTAAAattggaaaggagcatgagttcgtaaggttcagacctatcctgatgaacacttAAGACCAGCAGGATATGAGGAGTATAAtgaaggaacaccttgatttaaaattGATCGAACCAGGAAACtcgccttacagcagtcctgaatttctggtgagaaatcatggggagatcaaacgaggaaaaccaagattggtcattaattacaaagggattaatgacattcttgagttcgatggatatttcatcccaagcagagaacacctcatcaactgcatcagaagtgcaaaggtattctcaaagtttgattgcaaatcaggATTTTACCaaattcgcatggaggaagggagtaagaagttcacagccttctcaactccacaaggacactatgtctggaatgtcatgccaatggggctagccaacacgcctcagatattccaaaggaagatggataatcttttcaaagattattcttcattcatgtttgtttatattgatgatattcttattgcatcaaaaaacattcatgagcATGTCAGACATTTGGAGATCTTTGcagatgtttgtcaacaagaaggactagtgctgtctgaaaagaaggcagtcattgcaacccagaagatggagtttctgggaattgagatcgatgagcctgggataattctacaagatcatattgtggaaaaggtccagaGCTTTCCAgaaaatctcaaggaaaagaagcagcttcaaagctttcttggagttgtaaactttgcaggaatgtttatcaaaaaccttgcagagcataggaaaatcttcagtccactactgaagaaagatgttccatttatatggaaggaggaacatcgcGAATGCATGAAAAAGCTAAAaaagatttgcaaaaatctcccaaagcttTCCGTACCTCAAGATGAGGACGAACTATTCCTATACACAGATGCAAGTGACTTCTGGTGGGCAGCCGTGCTCACTaaaatcaccccttatggagaggaactgttgggaaccttgaggaatatcttaatccttgttttgatgataccaaaattcataggtcgtaattgtaatagactagaattgttttgaactcaagtattagagttcggttctagtttagcttgcggtgtcgaagactgaagactgaagactgaagaacgaaggactgaagactgaagactgcagataccaactgaagtatcagttgaagaatcagttaggaacagattacttaatgcgcgcaatggactgatactaaagtcaagtatcagttgaacattcctcctcggactgatcttccaacgttcagaggaagtcacgtactcacaaagtacagccgcattaaatgcagagatcttaggatcttatctctgcagaggtcattcctatctggtggttacttttcagagacgtcacatctcctgtccatcaagagagccgtttccacccagacaagaaacctcgaagattaaagcctcagcccaaattcgaattgctctccaacggaagaattcttgatgacgttctacgccaacggatctattcaagagttctcctacaaatagcgctcaaggatcacttcaaccttcaccgattcaacgacataagctgaagctctgccgaaattgctactcagcctaaagtttaacctctccaaagcttgaatcctTAGTTTATAGCTTTCTTGTGACACAATTAAGTTTATAGCCTAAATTGCTACTTTAGAGTTTCTAAGTTGAGTTTATTTTCTCAgctttagataattttacagctTTCAATCCTTAGTTTATAGCTTTCTTGTGACACAATTAATttcccttaaagatcttccttgagagacgacattaggttaacttaccatcgctaggatgtccttgttctattgcaagtcaaactagaggtgttctaggttgagtcagaaAGCCATCAATTgtctactttcatgctttcggttctaagtgtttcatccacaacaatgaaaagaagaggttaaacacttttgatagcaaggctgatccaggagtctttcttggatactctggaacagaacgttcaagcaaagcctatcgagtgtttaattctcaaactctttgtgttgaagaaacacctcatgtggtctttgatgagtctacagatgatttcagggaacatgAAACTGAAAAGTGTGTCCAGAACACTGAATGTTCCAAagttgaaatccacaacaccgagccctctactgtcttggtgtggggaccaggcaaagatgaagttactgagaagcttcagtatcaaaagatcagccaaaggtctgaagttcagactggagccaatgcagatggcattagtcaagggggaactccagttgctgaagatcgagttgaacgtgcagaagcagctccagctcaactctcccctgctccagaaggtggtcaacacttcagaaccattctgaccgaagaagccccaccatctccaaaagagatcaagaagtatcgaagatggtttgaactccactcaaaggagaacatcattggagaaccatcagatggcgtcaagactcggagatcaatgtgcaacctcgtctttgacatcaatcagaactgcatcaacgaagttaagattttcagctgtttcttatcatctacagagcccaaggatgttgaagaagctctaaagtctactcaatgggtcatcgcaatgcaagaagaactcaatgaattcaaccggttttcagtttgggagcttgtggatcgaccagacgatgcaaaggtgattggtttgaaatggattttcaaaaacaagaaagacgaagaaggaaacgttgtgagaaacaaagcaaggcttgtagcaaaaggatacagtcaagaagaaagaattgactacgatgagacgttcgctccagttgccagactggaagcagtcagactcttcgtagccttcgcagctcacaaaggtttcaaggtacaccaaatggatgtcaagtgtgcatttctcaatggagtgctcacagatgaagtctatgtggaacaacctccaggctttgaggttgctggaccagaaaggtgtacaagctgaagaaagcgctctatggattgaagcaagtaccaagagcgtggtatgatactctctcggagtatcttgttgaacaaggtttcaagaaaggatctgtggacagaactctgttcactctcaaagaaggagaagatctcttacttgttcagatttatgtcgatgacataattttcggatccaaatccgaacgcatgtgcaagaagtttgctgacatcatgaccaacaagttccaaatgtccatgatgggagaaataaatttctttctcggattgcaagtcaagcagaccagcgaaggaatactgatcagtcagtccaagtatgtcaaggaactgatagctaagttcggtattcagcacatgaaatcagtcaagatcccaatgaacacaaactggaaagttgatccaggttcataAGGAAAATCTatctcttcgacgaagtacagagaaatcattggatcttttctgtatttgactgcgagcagaccagacatctcatttgcagtcggggtatgtgcaagatatcaatcaaattcaaaggaagctcatttggatgcagcaaagcgtatacttcgatatctcaaaggcacacccaatttaggattgtggtatccagcagatgacgacatcaagctcaccggatactcagactcagacttcggtggatgcaagcttgatcgcaaatcaacctccggaacatgtcaattcctaggcaacaagctcatctcatggttttcaaagaagcagacttcagtcgccacctccacaactgaagctgaatatgttgctgccgaaagctgctgctcacaactcctgtggttagtccaacagttgaaggactatgggatcgacgaaaaggaagtccctatctattgcgacagctccagttctattgcaatctcccagaatccagttcatcacaccagagtcaaacatattgctattcgacatcacttaatccatgatcatgtcgaaaagaagaatatctctgtggaatggattcccattgctgttcagagagcggacctgctgaccaaggctcttccagaagagaggttcaatgatctgtgcggaaagatcggcctcatcaaccctgaagagtgatgctgtatttgaagactttctcaaacagtcatgctgactggtggtcaaccaactgctgagtCTACGATCGCCGatgtggaaagcaatgaagtcagaacgctcatctgaagaaaaagttatcctgatgattcaaccaggatcaagtggtatcgactgactacaatgttcagtcgatcagtaagtattttaaaagcttactttttaaatcagttatttcagttaagagttttgagttttacttcaaaatctttctctaactgatcagtttctttcaaaaactttaactgattgttggaaaatggaatatccgagaaggacaagtgttttaaaaagggaaaatctgttttaattgaacttgtcctgatcttttgccaaaaatctttccaaccccCTTGCCTCTgcgataaaatttcttgagaacctcattgacatgacagaatgcaatgatgcctctcacctttttgaagtctcagtcccctgcagtgacggcggacgtgaatttttctttaaaagcatttcaggcacagttttcgaaaaacttttcatcttcttaagtggtacacatcttgtctatttataccatgttgtctgcactcgttttctgcatcaactaacaactctccacagccttcactgtgagaataTTTTCAAACcttcaaagttgcagagaaattttgttccgactaaaggagaaatctatgactgcaaagtcatggagtgggagaatgacgctcacatacttggtcttcaccggacccttccactggatctcaatgtctctccgacgtcaaagtttgctctaccctcacttgtatccagcggagcgagtgtcttccatcctcatgcccggtgcatcggtttgaagtacctgtctgaaataggacagacttcatcgACTTCTCCGAAAGGCCTCTCGCCTTTTGTGAAGCTTCGatgcggagcaacaacaatgagcaggagctcgttgtcaaccggcgctacGTCAACAGTGGAACCCTCACAACTACCACTGAATTGATGTCCCCTCACCTCTCAAaacctctgcttctcttcttgtCTCTCTCATCATCTCACtcttcttcctaacctccttctaagccttgtggaatatcctaatccttgttttgatgataccaaaattcataggtcgtaattgtaatagactagaattgttttgaactcaagtgttagagttcggttctagtttagcttgcgatgtcgaagactgaagactgaagactgaagaacgaaggactgaagactgaagactgcagataccaactgaagtatcagttgaagaatcagttaaagaatcagttatgaactgattacttaatgcgcgcaatggactgatactaaagtcaagtatcagttgaacattcctcttcggactgatcttccaacgttcagaggaagccacgtactcacaaagtacagccgcattaaatgcagagatctcaggatatccttatctctgcagaggtcattcctatctggtggttacttttcagagacgtcacatctcctgtccatcaagagagccatttccacccagacaaggaacctcgaagattgaagcctcagcccaaattcgaattgctctccaacggaagaaatatTGAGGACgttttacgccaacggatctattcaagagttctcctacaaatagcgctcgaggatcacttcaaccttcaccgattcaacgacataagctgaagctctaccgaaattgctactcagcctaaagtttaacctccccaaagcttgaatcgaataagagaattccaaagccaaaatcagtcactgctgattacacatattctcttagaccttaggcaaacctctgtttacccagaagccaaaggtcaaacttgcttcaaagaacttgttctttgtagtatagttggcactcgttcaaacctcccccccaaaagagtgtttgagtgattcggagttcaggaaggtactctgactctgagtgagaagtcttagcacgggttgtgctgagcaagagaaatccgacgcgagtgaagcgtgggtactgaagaagggttttcttcagtggtacggttgtgtgcacccggcaagtgacaaacatggttttcatacctcaattccacatgttttgttgtcatttcccttcatgttttgcttgtgaatgcttgtttgtgcccgaatatttagttttatgaagatttgatatcttggtgtagttttggagtaatttcaggaaacataaaggattaattggagcattttgaagatatgagattgaagtacgtctcgagaggaatccgtgagcgcaaacggcgaccaaatccgagtccggacgagggagaacggagcaaaacgagcggactgtgcaaaacgcccagtaccccgcggtcaccacccgcggccgcggggtgggaccgcgggtcagctgttcccaattccaggggtgtaccgcggtcaccacccgcggccgcggggcgggaccgcgggttccctgagttttgcccacgtttgagcaccacgggcgcgggccatgaccgcgggaaaagagcggagtcgcgtttttcagcccttaacccccatttttccccttttcctcacattattcatcatccccaacattcaacacacccattttccatcttccccaattcctccacaccaaaccctagcctccattaccacatctttttaccaagattgaatgcattgaagaggagagaagattggagaaagctcattaataggatttgtcacttcttactctctctttcatttatgtatttctttgatttaggtttgttgtttgtgaacatgtttggataaaatcccccattggtttggggattaggctagttgattatgtgatggattgattattatgctcaATATTTGTCTTTGATTATGCCTTcttcattatcttttcaagccctagctttaattcttgtatggattgttggccactttctatgcatttctaatttgtgatttgaattgggagaggataatcataatagattaggagcttgaaacatattgactcaataaaccgggaggttgagagttaggtgagagtttaccgatcctttgtgcttttgggagttataggttagaagttgaccggggacggcaactatgacccgtaatctaccgttttagtcgtccgggagggggctagaactagtggggagatcactctagataaataggaatatcaagactaatattgagcttatttgaagtccattgctaatccatcgatgcctaatccctaaaccaccttcatcacttaattaatccactttgtttgattgttcttattttatcttTGAATTttttagttaatcaaaccactcacctccttgtttagtctaaatagctctagcataatgaattaggataatcactagattgaactactaatccttgtgggatacgaccttgcttccctatattgcaactacaccgtatacttgcggcgtggtgaaaatattagcgaacaacaagcacacggtttggtttgcagtgcacctgttaagcacttgcggagtggattgttggtctgatcaaccaaccgtggatgtaggaaagggtttttccgaaccaggtaaaaatctctgtgttgtttacagctttcagttttatattcttacttgtgttatttcaattcataaactgaacactgattaactgcaaagagaaacctaaagaccaacaacgtgctccaccgaggctattgtgaaactaagtttaatttccgctgcgtatgatatcagtctgactgatctatcttctgatagtcaggaagagtgttatcatctctgttttagcaaactcgactgaagcccttacgttcatcagttaagttccagcaacttaactgataactccctactgaagagttttcagtatctatcgtcaaccctgtttggtcaaaactgttttcagttgaacaggtgtctttgtttgcgtgtaaagtttcgtttagatctctgtctgagatccctctgattgaggagttttttaaaaatagcccataggtgtattccccccccccatacacctattcgagaccctcaggacctaacaggaACCGTGCAGATACTGTAGTGGTCTCTTTTCCAACAGTGAAgttgtgcgatggcacatcaacgagaaggaattctatgcagtcagaaaggcgttcaaaaaatggccgctattcttacttgcaaagaaatttgttttgaaagtcgataacactaacgttaaggctttcttaaccaagaaaattgaatctaaacctgaaaaggctagattacttagatggcaagctgaatgccaatattatgattttgataatgtcattttgaaatctgatgataatgttcttgcagatttcttaacaagggatggagccaactgaggttgacgcCATCATCATAAACCAGAGGCAACTCCTTGAAAAcatggagatgctacaacaagaatggcaagagtgcGTACTCCATGCTAAACAAGCTGGACGGATACAGTCAGCTGATGAAGCCAAAGTGTCTGACCGTATACGAGAATGTCTCAAGGAGATGATAAATCTTCATGAGGCAATCCACATGCCGCTCCTGCTCGGGATTAGGGCTCCCCTGATTgaagcaggcattaccgtacCGGACAGATTAccggtagcaggggattcaagtacccctagcacaagttctgaggctaaggtgtcaaaactagatcctcaagaaaaagatgttgctaaggcttcaccgcccgaaccaacatgtcaaccctccacctctggggaaaaagagggagagatcagcctTAGGCCGGTGACGGGCAAATCTAAGGTTGATAGTAATTTTGTTGAAATGTCTCCTTCTTGGCAGCTGTACCAGAGcagatgggagaaactcaaCACAAGGAAAGGTATTAACCCAGGAAACTGCCAGGTTGATGTCGGAGGAAAATATCCGAGGGTGTGGATGACCACCGGCGCCCATCCGCAGGACGttaaggaatggtatgagtttggagcTCTGGCTTCAGTTTATACCATATCTCCAGCATTTACCGAAATTAAGGGTCTACCAAAATGGATCCAAGAGACGGTGTATGATGCTTGGGCAAACAATGAGTCCCTCAAACGAGGGGATGTTTTGGAGCTATACTTCTTTAGTGCATCACCAGAACCAGCAGGGAAGGGGAACCACGAAGCTTTCCATTTCATAAAGCTTCGAAGACCCGACAACCAGGCCCTGAACCGAATCAAGGCCCCTGATTATCAGTCCTCAATCGTCGTCACATAcaaggaggatcaaatctccaccaGACGAGCATGGGGATTGTGGGTCTGTCTCACGGAGATGGACAAAGTCAAGTCCAGATTTAAGTTCTTCCAGAATTCAAGTTTGGGATCGTTCCTGTTAAACACTATGACAGGAACCACCACCAAATTTGCTGAGAAGGCCTTTGAAGAAAAAAGGCAAACGCTCTGGCAAAATAAGATCGCGGGGagcaaggagactcgtcgcaagttctgcaatatggctcacTTGGGTCATTGGAACGATCATATCTGCGCGGAATGTCCGACGCAGAAGGAACCGGAGTTCGGAAAGGGTTTTCTTCCAAAACCCGATCGAAGGAGATTCCGATCTGATGAACATGAGGAGCACAAAACTCCACGTGGACGAgtacctcgggcaccaaaaaagtaaaatGCCCGACAGagaaaagggagtcatgtgactcacAACAGGAATCCCACTCACCAAAAAGAAAACGACAAAGGTGAGTGGGTTATCATGCAGGCGGACAACTCACCAAAAGCAGAAGTGAGTGGAGGATAAAAGTAGCAGGCCCCTCCTACAACATTATCAGCTGAATAATGGAGTAAAGGACCACGGAGGCATGTGAAGGCATAGCTGGTGTCGACAATTAttgccgacaaaagaaggtggctgtcACTATCCAAgttagctggccacgaagaaggaatccaaggccaactaccaagcaattatagagAGCAGCAAACCTCTATAAAACCCCGAGCTCTGGAGAGAAAGAGACATCAGAAAATTCACAACTCTTTCacacaacacactctctctctagaatctatctttgtaatatttatattttagttttcaaagttttagtttaaaaagttttagttcttttattttatgtatacaagtattagctactgatgagtagctaaacaagtttgtctcctccctgAGGGagaatttatgaaataaattaaatattttataattcctctataaacgcttttGTTTTTGCTCAACTTTCCAATTTAGTagaaaattttctttcatttatcaacaaagTATTATAcgtcggcacttagtgaaggaggaaaGTTGCAACCATCCCTTGCGAGCACGTGGTTGGACGGAGCCTTGGGGGCAGAcggtccgtaaaacgcaacaagcactgactcctgaagaagaccagtcgactaaaggtataatgttgatttatgttaagattaattttgaagtgttacggaagcatgttgggcctgataagTCTTCACTGACTATTTCTGATTTGAACATGGAATTGTATTATGATTATTTATTAGAGGATTTGTTAAAGGGTAGTTTTGTCATTAATTGTGAGATGGGTAGTTTTATAAGATGtgttataaaagtgggtatttttgatagacAAGTTATAgaggtgggtattttaaattttgacccataatatatatattccacCTTTTTCTGAAAGAAATAATTATCCGTTTTTTTTTCTCGACTTAGGAAAAGACCTTAAGGTATATTTAAACGGTGAAGATATTTTCTTCTTTAAATGAAAAGGTTTGAGTTCAAACTCTACCGTTTCACTTTAtgtaaaagtaaataaatattatCATTTCAAACTTACATATTTTGTAAAATAATCTA is a window encoding:
- the LOC130998640 gene encoding uncharacterized protein LOC130998640, whose amino-acid sequence is MKWIHIGAIQLVIKSGLKRGTDTPIDVALCDKRVINTKDSVLGTFSGNLYAKKIITELYPQIAYNLQDSSFSRALTLNQDYKRKDLLTEGNRPYSITYQVSYALSNSHHTDLFLGKNFIEVPEIFKEVAKAVSLDRVEISIIREIDIQVGAPRLSFQGDRLTSRPLETSLSHSYERRAIQETSALGIRVKLKCPEGWINVSTEIDTTERKNQFPCNTLYYLDNPESNRYIGILEIGGFEIKIEGKAGQEADVLILG